A window of the Verminephrobacter eiseniae EF01-2 genome harbors these coding sequences:
- the trxA gene encoding thioredoxin TrxA: protein MTSALIKHVSDASFEADVLQADTPVLVDYWAPWCGPCKMIAPLLDDAADRYQGRLQIVKMDVDDNRQTPAKFGIRGVPTLMLFKDGQPAATQVGALGRAQLTEFLDQQLAA from the coding sequence ATGACCAGCGCACTCATCAAACATGTCTCCGACGCCAGCTTCGAGGCCGATGTGCTGCAAGCCGACACCCCGGTGCTGGTGGATTACTGGGCCCCATGGTGCGGCCCCTGCAAAATGATCGCCCCGCTGCTGGACGATGCCGCAGACCGCTACCAAGGCCGGCTGCAAATCGTCAAGATGGATGTGGACGACAACCGCCAGACCCCGGCCAAGTTCGGTATCCGCGGCGTTCCCACGCTGATGCTGTTCAAGGACGGCCAGCCGGCAGCCACCCAGGTGGGCGCCCTCGGCCGGGCCCAACTCACCGAATTCCTCGACCAGCAACTGGCCGCATGA
- a CDS encoding GntR family transcriptional regulator — protein MQTDETGSPVATSVTARLYDALLQDIVSGRIAPGEKLSEPVIARRFGASRAPVREAIRRLQERALVTYVVHQGVRVTEPSAAQFLALLDVREATEGMAARLAAGAMGAAERAALVALVASHRDEIERDPHGAYLQDQAEADFHWRIASGSGNAILAELLCDQFYPRLRLCRRLHATVAGRGRDAWQEHVRIAEAISQRDGELAEVLMRRHIRAARSALEQALAAAAAGRPTHRPPRHDGGVALITPPDPA, from the coding sequence ATGCAGACCGATGAAACCGGCTCGCCGGTGGCGACCAGCGTCACCGCCAGGCTCTACGACGCGCTGCTGCAAGACATCGTTTCGGGCCGGATCGCGCCCGGCGAGAAATTGAGCGAGCCGGTCATTGCGCGCCGCTTTGGCGCCAGCCGGGCGCCGGTGCGGGAGGCGATCCGCCGCTTGCAGGAGCGCGCCCTGGTGACCTACGTCGTCCACCAGGGGGTGCGGGTGACCGAGCCGAGCGCGGCGCAATTTCTGGCCTTGCTCGATGTGCGTGAGGCCACCGAAGGCATGGCCGCCCGTCTTGCCGCCGGGGCCATGGGCGCTGCCGAGCGGGCCGCGCTGGTGGCGCTGGTGGCCAGCCATCGCGACGAGATCGAACGCGACCCGCACGGCGCTTATTTGCAGGACCAGGCCGAGGCCGATTTCCACTGGCGCATCGCCAGCGGCAGCGGCAATGCCATCCTGGCCGAACTACTGTGCGATCAGTTCTACCCGCGCCTGCGCCTGTGCCGGCGCCTGCATGCCACGGTCGCCGGTCGGGGGCGGGACGCCTGGCAGGAGCATGTGCGCATCGCCGAGGCGATCAGCCAGCGCGATGGCGAACTGGCCGAGGTGCTGATGCGCCGGCATATCCGCGCGGCGCGCAGCGCGCTGGAACAGGCGCTGGCAGCGGCCGCAGCCGGCCGTCCAACCCATCGGCCGCCGCGCCATGACGGGGGTGTTGCGCTCATCACACCGCCAGACCCGGCGTGA
- a CDS encoding PD-(D/E)XK nuclease family protein, with translation MRQQGAHPARTVVLLPYAQLMPWAQQYWERYQADGFAPRFETTRSWARRLCVFEPQGDELAGDVARDTLTARALLDRAGLAAQRDMLAAPLQEAASALAAVVAAMAPALRAAWGEQARSALAPVDEGSALRFEAVVARIALEWVLASRHATDVLFEPGLRQSVDALVLLQGFQVEPLAQALQADWGAAALTLAWPDAPAPAGSMAGQMPGHIALHPTRDAEDEAQRAAACVLRHLAAGRAPVALAANDRALTRRIAAHLSSSAVAVRDENGWTLSTTRAAAQLMAALEACAWNASADAVLDWLKQAPAIDPAVLDALERALRKAGVAHWPDAAARDWSASPAGPALTAGVALVQGWRAGLHAPRPLAQWLQALRALLLAAGQWPRLEQDSAGSAVLAALRLQTDRQAELDGWHGAGRRMALAEFSRWASEVLEAARYKPPGMDAAPVVVLPLPQLLARPFAALVLPGCDEKRLPPAPDPAGQWTPAQRQAWGLPSRQTLESAQRAAWHNALQTPAVDLLWRTGDEGGEPLLASALVLALQLDGLAHQGADPRCQRRVAAAPTARPSPQGQALPLQRLSATAYADLRHCPYRFFALRQLGLQEADELAADIDKRDFGNWLHAVLQHFHEALRDDPAPDDATRSARMDSAAQAVTRQQGRDEGDFLPFTAGWPPLRDGYLRWLAQHEQAGARFRQAEWHTSQPLDPDPFDPSGTLDMVQLVGTIDRIDTLSSTDGPGTLVSRHGSDVVGCTQPSERSARRIAQPIPSVLASDATPRCAPMASADRQMIGDATLVSHHRSDIVGCAQPIPDVLANDATPRCAPMASADRQMTGGATLVIDYKTENDSVTRQRISAGTEDTQLAFYAALLGQDSVRAAYVNVGERGQTQLHEPQALLPLRDRLLAGIRHDLGRIAAGAALPALGEGQVCEYCAARGLCRKDFWP, from the coding sequence ATGCGCCAGCAGGGCGCGCACCCTGCGCGCACCGTGGTGCTGCTGCCCTATGCCCAACTCATGCCTTGGGCGCAGCAGTACTGGGAGCGGTACCAGGCCGACGGCTTTGCCCCCCGCTTCGAGACCACGCGCAGTTGGGCGCGCCGGCTGTGCGTTTTTGAGCCGCAGGGCGACGAACTGGCCGGCGATGTCGCGCGCGACACCCTCACTGCGCGCGCGCTGCTCGATCGCGCCGGTCTGGCAGCCCAGCGCGACATGCTGGCGGCGCCGCTGCAAGAGGCGGCCAGCGCGTTGGCGGCCGTGGTCGCAGCCATGGCCCCGGCGCTGCGCGCGGCCTGGGGCGAGCAGGCGCGCAGCGCACTGGCACCGGTCGACGAAGGCTCTGCGCTGCGCTTTGAGGCCGTGGTGGCGCGCATCGCGCTGGAATGGGTGCTGGCCTCGCGCCATGCCACCGATGTGCTGTTCGAGCCCGGTCTGCGCCAGTCGGTCGACGCGCTGGTGCTGCTGCAGGGCTTTCAGGTCGAGCCGCTGGCGCAGGCCCTGCAGGCCGATTGGGGCGCAGCGGCGCTGACGCTGGCCTGGCCCGATGCCCCTGCCCCTGCCGGCAGCATGGCCGGTCAGATGCCCGGCCACATCGCGCTGCACCCGACCCGGGATGCCGAGGACGAAGCCCAGCGCGCTGCCGCCTGTGTGCTGCGCCACCTGGCGGCCGGCCGCGCCCCGGTGGCGCTGGCGGCCAACGACCGCGCCCTGACACGCCGCATCGCCGCGCACCTGAGCAGCAGCGCCGTCGCCGTGCGCGATGAGAACGGCTGGACGCTGTCCACCACCCGGGCCGCCGCGCAGTTGATGGCCGCGCTCGAGGCCTGCGCCTGGAACGCATCGGCCGACGCTGTGCTCGACTGGCTGAAACAGGCCCCGGCCATCGACCCCGCCGTGCTGGATGCGCTGGAGCGGGCATTGCGCAAAGCCGGCGTGGCCCACTGGCCAGACGCTGCCGCGCGCGACTGGAGCGCCAGCCCCGCAGGCCCCGCATTGACCGCCGGCGTGGCCTTGGTGCAGGGCTGGCGCGCCGGCCTGCATGCGCCCCGGCCGCTGGCGCAGTGGCTGCAGGCATTGCGCGCGTTGCTGCTGGCCGCAGGCCAGTGGCCCCGGCTCGAACAGGACTCGGCGGGCAGCGCCGTGCTGGCCGCGCTGCGGCTACAGACGGACCGGCAGGCCGAGCTCGATGGCTGGCACGGCGCGGGCCGGCGCATGGCCCTGGCCGAGTTCAGCCGCTGGGCCAGCGAGGTGCTGGAAGCCGCGCGCTACAAACCCCCCGGGATGGACGCCGCCCCGGTCGTGGTTCTGCCCCTGCCCCAATTGCTGGCGCGGCCCTTTGCCGCGCTGGTGCTGCCCGGCTGCGATGAAAAACGCCTGCCGCCTGCGCCCGACCCGGCCGGCCAGTGGACCCCGGCGCAGCGCCAAGCCTGGGGTCTGCCCAGCCGCCAAACGCTGGAATCGGCCCAGCGCGCCGCCTGGCACAACGCGCTGCAAACGCCGGCGGTGGACCTGCTCTGGCGCACCGGCGACGAAGGCGGCGAGCCGCTGCTGGCCAGCGCGCTGGTGCTCGCGTTGCAGCTCGACGGCCTGGCCCATCAGGGCGCCGACCCCCGCTGCCAGCGCCGCGTGGCCGCAGCGCCGACCGCCCGGCCTTCGCCCCAGGGGCAGGCATTGCCGCTGCAACGGCTGTCGGCCACCGCTTACGCCGACCTGCGGCACTGCCCCTACCGCTTTTTTGCGCTGCGCCAGTTGGGCCTGCAAGAGGCCGACGAGTTGGCCGCCGACATCGACAAGCGCGACTTTGGCAACTGGCTGCATGCGGTGTTGCAGCATTTTCATGAAGCCCTGCGGGACGATCCCGCGCCCGACGACGCCACCCGCAGCGCGCGCATGGACAGCGCCGCGCAGGCCGTCACCCGCCAGCAGGGCCGGGACGAGGGCGACTTTCTGCCGTTCACCGCCGGCTGGCCCCCGTTGCGCGACGGCTATCTGCGCTGGCTGGCGCAGCACGAACAGGCCGGGGCCCGTTTCCGGCAGGCCGAGTGGCACACCAGCCAGCCATTGGACCCGGACCCATTCGATCCATCGGGCACGTTGGACATGGTGCAGTTGGTGGGCACCATCGACCGCATCGATACGCTCTCATCCACGGACGGCCCCGGCACCCTGGTGTCGCGTCACGGATCAGATGTCGTAGGCTGCACGCAGCCATCGGAGCGCAGCGCAAGGCGCATCGCGCAGCCAATACCGAGCGTATTGGCAAGCGATGCAACGCCGCGATGCGCTCCGATGGCCAGCGCAGACCGACAGATGATCGGTGACGCGACACTAGTGTCGCACCATCGGTCAGATATCGTAGGCTGCGCGCAGCCAATACCGGACGTATTGGCAAACGATGCAACGCCGCGCTGCGCTCCGATGGCCAGCGCAGACCGACAGATGACCGGCGGCGCGACACTGGTCATCGACTACAAGACCGAAAACGACAGCGTCACGCGCCAGCGCATCAGCGCCGGCACCGAAGACACCCAACTGGCCTTCTACGCCGCGCTGCTCGGCCAAGACAGCGTGCGCGCCGCTTACGTCAACGTCGGCGAGCGCGGCCAGACGCAACTGCATGAGCCACAGGCGCTGCTGCCGCTGCGCGATCGGCTGCTGGCCGGCATCCGGCATGACCTTGGGCGCATTGCCGCCGGCGCTGCGCTGCCCGCGCTGGGCGAGGGCCAGGTCTGCGAGTACTGCGCTGCACGCGGCCTGTGCCGCAAGGACTTCTGGCCATGA
- a CDS encoding universal stress protein, translating to MFKHILVPVDGSKTSMLAVSKAAALAKTFGSAVTAVSVIDPYPFTGVGADFVYGQAQYAHAAAAQANAALDAARNAMTEAGVPVSTVVGEGQPVHDGILRAQQSAGADLIVMGSHGRRGLQRLVLGSVTQRVLGAVHVPVLVVRD from the coding sequence ATGTTCAAGCATATTCTGGTCCCTGTGGATGGCTCCAAGACCTCGATGCTGGCGGTGTCCAAGGCTGCGGCCTTGGCCAAGACCTTTGGCAGCGCCGTGACGGCGGTGTCCGTGATCGACCCCTATCCCTTTACCGGCGTGGGCGCCGATTTCGTCTACGGCCAGGCGCAATACGCCCATGCTGCCGCCGCTCAAGCCAACGCCGCGCTGGATGCCGCCAGAAACGCCATGACCGAAGCCGGCGTGCCGGTGAGCACCGTGGTCGGCGAAGGCCAGCCGGTGCACGATGGCATTTTGCGGGCACAGCAGAGCGCCGGCGCCGATCTGATCGTGATGGGCTCGCATGGTCGCCGTGGGCTGCAAAGGCTGGTGCTGGGCAGCGTCACGCAGCGCGTGCTGGGCGCGGTGCATGTTCCGGTGCTGGTGGTGCGTGACTGA
- a CDS encoding UvrD-helicase domain-containing protein: MTAPATMPAPSAAYEHNGQSVTRETFYAIACDPARSVAVQACAGAGKTWMLVSRMLRALLDGCAPHEILAITFTKKAAGEMRQRLQEWLEEFAQAPPERLSAELVARGMRPERALEQRAALQNLYRQLLDSGRPVQIRTFHSWFAALLGMAPLALLQAQGLPTQFQLLEDDAEAVRAVWSPFLHTVAGDAGLRADYTAVVARHGRSQTHKALAAALNRRVEFDLADAAGVVQASVPPFAVPYPELADVPDPACALQADACRQRWLARAKALGAESNKTPQKAAQAIIEAFASTDANLCLDRLRQALFVATADRLAKNLEKFAAAQEAAPELRRLLDARRQHAAWQHQQSMARLTRCLSAQFAAVKNQHGWVDMNDVERSAQRMLADPVLSGWVQQRLDARIRHLLVDEFQDTNPLQWQALHAWLSGYAGAGGGGAAPSVFIVGDPKQSIYRFRRAEPQVFMAAQTFVRNGLGGDLLSCDHTRRNATGVTAAVNQVMGQAQAQQEISGFRAHSTESQDPGAVLRLPAILPAPARDGADADPLAWRDSLTEPRHEPEETRRMRECAQAAAWVAAQIAAGTPPGQVLVLARKRDRLSAMQDALRALHLPCVQPEKADLFDAPEVQDLVALLDALVSTGHDLSLARALKSPLFGLGDEALAALARLRREPGHAASSWYELLQKRELLTGDLLAPGPVLAQYKAWVDAWPPHDALHAIYQHADVLARFAAAAPAAQRQAVQAQLRALLSAALQYDGGRYLTPYAFVRALKKGGLRAPGRVDAQAIRLLTVHGAKGLEAHCVLLLDTDTRPPKAETMGVLLDWPGERVVPASFIFLASETHPPPSAEAALAAEQQARQREELNLLYVAMTRARHSLALSSVQPAHDAPGSWWQRLEPLAAPVQMPAPGEPTTASAASTSPSSPSSPTPPAAGDTHEHFTLAELPPPSAYLSTPLPAHLPDHLSTPLRPAPQGHAPENHGTDPGTPATRLGEAMHQLLEQAGVAGAPLAELRAQGWPAARLARLAQDFDISMDAAWLAAQTAQRILTGAGAWAWDATVVDHASNEALLRDQGQSLRLDRLVHCRHPAERAGWWVLDYKSAAAPERQPALLAQLQRYRAAVQRQTPGERVHAAFLSGDGRMVLLPDGG, encoded by the coding sequence ATGACCGCGCCTGCGACCATGCCCGCCCCGAGCGCGGCTTACGAACACAACGGCCAAAGCGTCACGCGCGAGACCTTCTACGCCATCGCCTGCGACCCGGCGCGCAGCGTGGCGGTGCAAGCCTGCGCCGGCGCGGGCAAGACCTGGATGCTGGTCTCGCGCATGCTGCGCGCGCTGCTCGACGGCTGCGCGCCGCACGAGATTTTGGCCATCACCTTCACCAAAAAAGCCGCCGGTGAAATGCGCCAGCGCCTGCAGGAATGGCTGGAAGAATTCGCCCAGGCCCCGCCCGAGCGCCTGAGCGCCGAACTGGTGGCGCGCGGCATGCGCCCGGAGCGCGCGCTGGAGCAGCGCGCAGCGCTGCAAAACCTGTACCGCCAACTGCTCGACAGCGGCCGCCCGGTGCAGATCCGCACCTTCCACAGTTGGTTTGCCGCGCTGCTGGGCATGGCGCCGCTGGCGCTCCTGCAAGCCCAGGGCCTGCCCACGCAATTCCAATTGCTGGAAGACGACGCCGAGGCCGTGCGCGCAGTCTGGAGCCCGTTCCTGCACACCGTTGCCGGCGACGCCGGCCTGCGCGCGGACTACACAGCCGTGGTGGCCCGGCATGGCCGCTCGCAAACCCACAAGGCGCTGGCTGCGGCGCTGAACCGGCGCGTGGAGTTCGACCTGGCCGACGCGGCCGGCGTGGTCCAGGCCTCGGTGCCGCCCTTTGCCGTGCCATATCCCGAACTGGCCGATGTGCCCGACCCTGCCTGCGCGCTGCAAGCCGACGCCTGCCGGCAGCGCTGGCTGGCCCGCGCAAAAGCCCTGGGGGCCGAGAGCAACAAGACCCCGCAAAAGGCGGCCCAGGCGATCATCGAGGCATTCGCCAGCACCGACGCCAACCTGTGCCTCGACAGGCTGCGCCAGGCGCTGTTCGTGGCCACGGCAGACCGGCTGGCAAAAAATCTGGAGAAATTCGCCGCCGCCCAAGAGGCCGCGCCCGAGCTGCGGCGCCTGCTCGACGCCCGCCGCCAGCACGCCGCCTGGCAGCACCAGCAGAGCATGGCCAGGCTGACGCGCTGCCTGTCGGCGCAATTCGCCGCCGTCAAAAACCAGCATGGCTGGGTGGACATGAACGATGTCGAGCGCAGCGCGCAGCGCATGCTGGCCGACCCGGTGCTCAGCGGCTGGGTGCAGCAGCGCCTGGATGCGCGCATCCGCCACCTACTGGTCGACGAATTCCAGGACACCAACCCGCTGCAATGGCAGGCGCTGCATGCCTGGCTGTCCGGCTACGCGGGCGCGGGCGGCGGCGGCGCGGCGCCCAGCGTGTTCATCGTCGGCGACCCCAAGCAAAGCATCTACCGCTTCCGGCGCGCCGAGCCGCAGGTCTTCATGGCCGCGCAGACCTTCGTGCGCAACGGCCTGGGCGGCGACCTGCTCAGTTGCGACCACACCCGCCGCAACGCCACGGGCGTGACAGCCGCAGTCAACCAGGTCATGGGCCAGGCCCAGGCGCAGCAGGAGATCAGCGGCTTTCGCGCGCACAGCACCGAATCGCAAGACCCGGGCGCGGTGCTGCGCCTGCCGGCGATACTGCCGGCACCGGCACGAGATGGCGCCGATGCCGACCCGCTGGCCTGGCGCGACAGCCTGACCGAACCGCGCCACGAGCCCGAAGAAACCCGGCGCATGCGCGAATGCGCGCAGGCCGCCGCCTGGGTGGCCGCGCAGATCGCCGCCGGCACGCCGCCCGGGCAGGTGCTGGTGCTGGCGCGCAAGCGCGACCGGCTCAGCGCGATGCAAGACGCGCTGCGCGCGCTGCACCTGCCCTGCGTGCAGCCGGAAAAGGCCGACCTGTTCGACGCCCCCGAGGTGCAAGACCTGGTGGCCCTGCTCGACGCCCTGGTCTCCACCGGCCATGACCTGTCACTGGCCCGGGCGCTCAAGTCGCCGCTGTTCGGCCTCGGCGACGAGGCCCTGGCAGCATTGGCCCGGCTGCGCCGCGAACCCGGGCATGCCGCCAGCAGTTGGTACGAACTGCTCCAAAAAAGAGAGCTTCTGACCGGTGATTTGCTTGCGCCAGGCCCTGTGTTGGCCCAATACAAAGCCTGGGTGGACGCCTGGCCGCCGCACGATGCGCTGCACGCCATCTACCAACATGCCGACGTGCTGGCCCGCTTTGCCGCTGCCGCGCCCGCAGCGCAGCGCCAGGCAGTGCAGGCCCAGTTGCGCGCCCTGCTATCGGCCGCGCTGCAATATGACGGCGGCCGCTACCTGACGCCCTACGCCTTTGTCCGGGCGCTGAAAAAGGGCGGCCTGCGCGCGCCGGGCCGGGTCGATGCGCAAGCCATCCGGCTGCTCACCGTGCATGGCGCCAAAGGGCTGGAGGCGCATTGCGTGCTGCTGCTCGACACCGACACCCGCCCGCCCAAAGCCGAAACCATGGGCGTGCTGCTCGACTGGCCCGGCGAACGGGTCGTGCCCGCGAGCTTTATCTTTCTGGCCAGCGAAACCCATCCGCCACCCAGTGCCGAGGCCGCGCTGGCCGCCGAACAGCAGGCGCGCCAGCGCGAAGAACTGAACCTGCTCTACGTGGCGATGACGCGCGCCCGGCACAGCCTGGCACTATCGTCGGTGCAGCCCGCCCATGACGCACCGGGCAGTTGGTGGCAGCGCCTGGAGCCGCTGGCAGCCCCGGTACAAATGCCGGCGCCGGGCGAACCCACCACCGCATCGGCAGCTTCGACCTCTCCATCTTCTCCGTCCTCTCCGACCCCTCCGGCCGCCGGGGACACGCACGAACATTTCACCCTGGCCGAGCTACCCCCGCCATCGGCCTACCTGTCCACCCCCCTGCCCGCGCATTTGCCCGACCACCTGTCCACCCCCCTGCGCCCGGCCCCCCAAGGCCATGCGCCCGAGAACCATGGCACCGACCCCGGCACCCCGGCAACACGCCTGGGCGAGGCCATGCACCAACTGCTGGAGCAGGCCGGCGTCGCCGGCGCGCCGCTGGCCGAACTGCGCGCGCAGGGCTGGCCCGCCGCGCGGCTGGCGCGGCTGGCGCAGGATTTCGACATCAGCATGGACGCGGCCTGGCTGGCGGCGCAGACCGCGCAGCGCATCCTGACAGGCGCAGGCGCCTGGGCCTGGGATGCCACGGTGGTAGACCATGCCAGCAACGAAGCGCTGCTGCGCGACCAAGGGCAAAGCCTGCGGCTCGATCGCCTGGTGCACTGCCGCCACCCCGCTGAGCGCGCGGGCTGGTGGGTGCTCGACTACAAAAGCGCCGCCGCGCCCGAGCGCCAACCGGCGCTGCTGGCACAGTTGCAGCGATACCGCGCAGCAGTGCAGCGCCAAACCCCGGGCGAGCGCGTGCATGCGGCCTTCCTGAGCGGCGATGGGCGCATGGTGCTGCTGCCCGATGGCGGCTGA
- a CDS encoding tripartite tricarboxylate transporter substrate binding protein, with product MMRPLRSCAAALACALALAATARAQAPAAAAAGYPDRPIRLIVPFPPGGGTDILARLLATGLAGQAHWTVVADNKAGAGGTIGIGEAVKAAPTGYDLVLGQKDNLVIGPWLYKNLSWNPTQDLVAVAHVAYTPVLIATSANSRFKTLADVLAAARAAPGTITYGSPGNGTSIHLAGDLFEKAAGIELSHIPYKGSNPALMDTLAGNVHLLLSSVPSAMGQIKAGKLRPLAVTSARRSTSLPEVPTVAESGFKDFDVSTWYGLFAPAGTPAQVIGILNTEVNKLLATADIRAAIQAQGAEPEAMSAAQLGALLRTDYARWKGIVQASGAKID from the coding sequence ATGATGCGCCCGCTGCGCTCCTGCGCCGCAGCGCTGGCCTGCGCGCTGGCCCTGGCCGCCACGGCCCGGGCCCAGGCCCCTGCGGCGGCGGCGGCGGGCTATCCCGACCGGCCGATCCGCCTGATCGTGCCCTTTCCGCCCGGCGGCGGCACCGACATCCTCGCGCGGCTGCTGGCCACCGGGCTTGCCGGGCAGGCCCATTGGACCGTGGTGGCCGACAACAAGGCCGGCGCGGGCGGCACCATAGGCATTGGCGAGGCCGTGAAAGCGGCACCCACCGGCTACGATCTGGTGCTCGGTCAAAAGGACAATCTGGTGATCGGCCCCTGGCTCTACAAAAACCTGTCCTGGAACCCCACCCAGGATCTGGTCGCCGTGGCCCATGTGGCCTACACGCCGGTGCTCATTGCCACCAGCGCCAACTCCAGGTTCAAAACCCTGGCCGATGTGCTGGCCGCCGCCCGGGCAGCGCCCGGCACCATTACCTACGGCTCGCCCGGCAATGGCACCTCGATCCATCTGGCGGGCGACCTGTTCGAGAAGGCTGCGGGCATCGAGCTCAGCCACATTCCCTACAAAGGCTCCAACCCCGCGCTGATGGACACGCTGGCCGGCAATGTGCACCTGCTGCTGTCGTCCGTGCCCTCGGCCATGGGCCAGATCAAGGCCGGCAAGCTGCGCCCGCTGGCCGTGACCTCGGCGCGGCGCAGCACCTCGCTGCCCGAAGTGCCCACCGTGGCCGAATCAGGCTTCAAGGACTTTGACGTGAGCACCTGGTACGGCCTGTTCGCCCCCGCCGGCACGCCCGCCCAGGTGATCGGCATCCTCAACACCGAAGTCAACAAGTTGCTGGCCACGGCCGACATCAGGGCCGCCATCCAGGCCCAGGGCGCAGAGCCGGAGGCCATGTCGGCGGCGCAGCTTGGCGCCCTGCTCAGAACCGACTACGCCCGATGGAAGGGCATCGTGCAAGCCTCGGGCGCAAAAATCGACTGA
- the prpB gene encoding methylisocitrate lyase, whose product MPYLLASDCPAQPAGERLRALLERGGILRLPGAHNGMAALQARAAGFDALYLSGAAMSASMGLPDLGILTVEEVAFFIRQLARASGLPVLVDGDTGYGEALNVMHMVRAFEDAGAAAVHIEDQLLPKKCGHLNDKKLANADDMAAKIVAAVKARRHLYIVARTDAAASEGLAGAVARAQRYLEAGADAIFPEALSSAAMFREFAQRLPGVPLLANMTEFGRTPFLTADEFEALGYRMVIWPVSSLRVANKAQALLYAALARDGSTHGMLAQMQTRAELYATIGLPDYEALDASIVASITPGLAV is encoded by the coding sequence ATGCCCTACCTGCTGGCCTCTGACTGCCCGGCGCAACCGGCCGGCGAACGCCTGCGGGCGCTGCTCGAACGCGGCGGCATCCTGCGGCTGCCCGGTGCGCATAACGGCATGGCGGCGCTACAGGCCAGGGCCGCCGGTTTCGATGCGCTGTACCTGTCCGGCGCGGCGATGTCGGCCTCGATGGGCTTGCCCGATCTTGGCATCCTCACCGTCGAGGAAGTCGCCTTCTTCATCCGGCAACTGGCCAGGGCCAGCGGCCTGCCGGTGCTGGTCGATGGCGACACCGGGTATGGCGAGGCGCTCAACGTGATGCACATGGTCCGCGCCTTCGAGGATGCAGGCGCCGCTGCGGTTCATATCGAGGACCAACTGCTGCCAAAAAAATGCGGCCATCTGAACGACAAGAAACTCGCCAACGCCGATGACATGGCGGCCAAGATCGTGGCAGCCGTCAAGGCGCGCCGGCATCTGTATATCGTCGCCCGCACCGACGCTGCGGCCAGCGAAGGGCTGGCCGGCGCGGTAGCGCGCGCGCAACGCTATCTGGAGGCTGGCGCCGACGCGATCTTCCCGGAAGCGCTGAGCTCGGCGGCGATGTTCCGGGAGTTCGCGCAGCGGCTGCCGGGGGTGCCGCTGCTGGCGAACATGACTGAATTTGGCCGCACGCCGTTTCTCACTGCGGACGAATTCGAGGCGCTGGGCTACCGCATGGTGATCTGGCCAGTCTCGTCGCTGCGTGTTGCCAACAAGGCGCAAGCGCTGCTGTACGCGGCGCTGGCGCGCGACGGCAGCACGCACGGCATGCTCGCGCAGATGCAGACCCGGGCAGAGCTGTACGCGACGATCGGCTTGCCGGACTATGAGGCGCTCGACGCCTCCATCGTTGCCAGCATCACGCCGGGTCTGGCGGTGTGA